Genomic segment of Sulfitobacter faviae:
CGCATGAGCTTTTCCATAAGGGGCTGCTGCGCACTTTCCAGATCGCGCATGAGTTTTCTTCGATGTCCTGCCGCGAGAACCTGATGATGGTGCCGGGCAACCAGTCGGGCGAGACGCTGTGGAACACATGGTTCGGCACCAAACGCATCGCCAATGAAGAACGCGCGCTCAAGGCCAAGGCCGATGAGGTGCTTGAGTTTCTGACCATCGAACATCTGGCGGAACAGAAGGCGGGCCAGATCTCGGGCGGACAGAAGAAGTTGCTAGAGCTTGGCCGCACCATGATGGTGGATGCAAAAATTGTCTTCCTCGACGAGGTCGGCGCGGGCGTGAACCGGACGCTGCTGAACACCATCGGTGACGCGATCATCCGCCTCAACCAAGAGCGCAATTATACTTTCGTCGTGATCGAGCATGACATGGATTTCATCGGCCGCCTTTGCGACCCGGTGATCTGCATGGCCGAGGGCCACGTGCTGGCCGAAGGCACGTTGGATGAGATCAAGGCGAACGAACAGGTGATCGAGGCCTATCTCGGCACCGGGCTGAAGAACAAGGACAAGGTAGGCGCATGAGCAATGATCCCTACGGCGACCGCGGCAACAAAGATTGGTCGGTCGGCAACGCGAAGGGCCAAGGCAGCATCATGCCCAAGGCCAGCGGCAAAACCCACCCCGCCCCCGGCGGCCCCTTCCTGATTGGTGACGGCATGACGGCGGGCTACGGCAACGGCCCCGACATCCTGCATGACTGCACCATCGCGGTCGACCGCGGCGAGATCGCGGTGATCGTCGGCCCCAACGGCGCGGGCAAATCCACCGGCATGAAGGCGGTCTTCGGCATGCTCGACATGCGCAAGGGCCATGTGCGGCTGGATGGTGAAGACATAACCGAACTCAGCCCGCAGGACCGGGTGGCCAAGGGCATGGGTTTCGTGCCCCAAACCTCGAACATCTTCACCTCCATGTCGGTCGAAGAGAACCTTGAGATGGGCGCTTTCATCCGCCGCGATGACTTTCGCGATACGATGGCGCAGGTCTATGACCTTTTCCCGATCCTCAAGGAAAAGCGCAATCAGGCGGCGGGTGAACTGTCGGGCGGGCAACGCCAGCAGGTGGCCGTGGGCCGCGCGCTGATGACCCAGCCCAAGGTGCTGATGCTGGATGAGCCGACGGCGGGTGTCTCGCCCATCGTCATGGACGAGCTTTTCGACCGGATCATCGAGGTCGCCCGCACCGGCATCCCGATCCTGATGGTCGAACAAAACGCCCGTCAAGCGCTTGAAATCGCGGACAAAGGCTATGTGCTTGTGCAGGGGACGAATGCCTTTACCGGCACCGGCAAAGAGCTGTTGGCCGATCCTGAAGTCCGCAAATCGTTTCTGGGGGGCTGAACATGGATCTGCTCAACGCTTTCATTGCACTTTCGAACTATGTGCTCATTCCGGGCATTGCCTATGGCTCGCAGCTGGCGCTTGGCGCGCTTGGCGTGACGCTGGTCTACGGCATCCTGCGGTTTTCCAACTTCGCCCATGGCGACACGATGGCCATGGGCACCATGGCGACGATCTTGATGACATGGCTGTTCCAGTCTATGGGTCTGAGCCTCGGCGTGCTGCCGACGGCGCTTCTGGCCCTGCCCTTCGGCATTGCCTTTACCATGTTGCTGGT
This window contains:
- a CDS encoding ABC transporter ATP-binding protein, with amino-acid sequence MSNDPYGDRGNKDWSVGNAKGQGSIMPKASGKTHPAPGGPFLIGDGMTAGYGNGPDILHDCTIAVDRGEIAVIVGPNGAGKSTGMKAVFGMLDMRKGHVRLDGEDITELSPQDRVAKGMGFVPQTSNIFTSMSVEENLEMGAFIRRDDFRDTMAQVYDLFPILKEKRNQAAGELSGGQRQQVAVGRALMTQPKVLMLDEPTAGVSPIVMDELFDRIIEVARTGIPILMVEQNARQALEIADKGYVLVQGTNAFTGTGKELLADPEVRKSFLGG